One part of the Arabidopsis thaliana chromosome 1 sequence genome encodes these proteins:
- the TIM13 gene encoding translocase of the inner mitochondrial membrane 13 (translocase of the inner mitochondrial membrane 13 (TIM13); FUNCTIONS IN: copper ion binding, P-P-bond-hydrolysis-driven protein transmembrane transporter activity; INVOLVED IN: protein import into mitochondrial inner membrane, protein targeting to mitochondrion; LOCATED IN: mitochondrion, mitochondrial inner membrane, mitochondrial intermembrane space; EXPRESSED IN: 22 plant structures; EXPRESSED DURING: 13 growth stages; CONTAINS InterPro DOMAIN/s: Mitochondrial inner membrane translocase complex, Tim8/9/10/13-zinc finger-like (InterPro:IPR004217); Has 603 Blast hits to 603 proteins in 163 species: Archae - 0; Bacteria - 0; Metazoa - 319; Fungi - 124; Plants - 140; Viruses - 0; Other Eukaryotes - 20 (source: NCBI BLink).): MDSYSSPPMGGSGSSVSPEVMMESVKTQLAQAYAEELIETLRTKCFDKCVTKPGSSLGGSESSCISRCVERYMEATAIISRSLFTQR; this comes from the exons atggatTCATACTCTTCGCCGCCGATGGGAGGTTCAGGTAGTTCGGTTTCGCCCGAAGTAATGATGGAGTCGGTCAAGACTCAGCTCGCTCAAGCTTACGCCGAAGAGTTAATCGAG ACTTTGAGGACAAAATGTTTTGACAAGTGCGTAACGAAGCCAGGATCAAGCCTCGGTGGAAGTGAGAGTAGCTGTATTTCGAGATGTGTTGAACGTTACATGGAAGCTACTGCAATCATAAGTCGTTCTCTTTTCACTCAACGTTGA
- the RPL3B gene encoding R-protein L3 B (R-protein L3 B (RPL3B); FUNCTIONS IN: structural constituent of ribosome; INVOLVED IN: translation; LOCATED IN: ribosome, cytosolic large ribosomal subunit, membrane; EXPRESSED IN: 23 plant structures; EXPRESSED DURING: 13 growth stages; CONTAINS InterPro DOMAIN/s: Ribosomal protein L3 (InterPro:IPR000597), Ribosomal protein L3, conserved site (InterPro:IPR019926), Translation elongation/initiation factor/Ribosomal, beta-barrel (InterPro:IPR009000); BEST Arabidopsis thaliana protein match is: ribosomal protein 1 (TAIR:AT1G43170.8); Has 2774 Blast hits to 2767 proteins in 966 species: Archae - 329; Bacteria - 1185; Metazoa - 455; Fungi - 168; Plants - 207; Viruses - 1; Other Eukaryotes - 429 (source: NCBI BLink).) — translation MSHRKFEHPRHGSLGFLPRKRASRHRGKVKAFPKDDPTKPCRLTSFLGYKAGMTHIVRDVEKPGSKLHKKETCEAVTIIETPPMVVVGVVGYVKTPRGLRSLCTVWAQHLSEELRRRFYKNWAKSKKKAFTRYSKKHETEEGKKDIQSQLEKMKKYCSVIRVLAHTQIRKMKGLKQKKAHLNEIQINGGDIAKKVDYACSLFEKQVPVDAIFQKDEMIDIIGVTKGKGYEGVVTRWGVTRLPRKTHRGLRKVACIGAWHPARVSYTVARAGQNGYHHRTEMNKKVYRVGKVGQETHSAMTEYDRTEKDITPMGGFPHYGIVKEDYLMIKGCCVGPKKRVVTLRQTLLKQTSRLAMEEIKLKFIDAASNGGHGRFQTSQEKAKFYGRTIKA, via the exons ATGTCTCACAGAAAGTTTGAGCATCCAAGACATGGTTCTTTGGGTTTCCTTCCAAGGAAAAGAGCTAGCCGACACCGTGGGAAAG TGAAGGCCTTCCCTAAGGATGATCCAACTAAGCCTTGCAGACTCACCTCCTTCTTGGGATACAAAGCTGGGATGACTCACATTGTGAGAGATGTTGAAAAACCTGGATCAA AACTACACAAGAAGGAAACATGTGAAGCTGTGACGATCATTGAGACACCTCCAATGGTGGTTGTTGGTGTGGTTGGTTATGTAAAGACACCTCGTGGTCTGCGGTCTCTATGCACTGTGTGGGCTCAGCATCTGAGCGAAGAATTGAGAAGGAGGTTCTACAAGAACTGGGCCAAGTCAAAGAAGAAGGCTTTCACTAGATATTCTAAGAAACATGAAACTGAAGAAGGGAAAAAAGATATTCAAAGTCaattggagaagatgaagaagtacTGCTCTGTCATCAGAGTTCTTGCTCACACTCAG ATAAGGAAAATGAAAGGGCTGAAGCAGAAGAAGGCACATCTGAATGAGATTCAGATCAATGGTGGAGATATAGCAAAGAAAGTTGACTATGCCTGCagtttatttgaaaaacaagTCCCAGTTGATGCCATCTTCCAGAAAGATGAAATGATTGATATCATTGGTGTCACCAAAGGAAAAGGTTATGAAGGTGTGGTTACAAGATGGGGAGTGACCCGACTTCCAAGAAAGACTCATCGTGGTCTTCGCAAGGTTGCTTGTATCGGTGCTTGGCATCCAGCTAGAGTCTCCTACACGGTGGCTAGAGCTGGACAAAACGGTTACCATCACCGTACTGAAATGAACAAGAAGGTATACCGGGTTGGGAAAGTTGGCCAGGAGACTCACTCAGCCATGACCGAGTATGACAG AACCGAGAAGGATATCACACCAATGGGAGGATTTCCCCACTATGGGATAGTGAAGGAAGATTATTTGATGATCAAGGGATGTTGCGTGGGGCCTAAGAAACGTGTGGTGACTTTAAGACAGACTTTGCTTAAGCAGACGTCTAGGCTTGCTATGGAGGAGATCAAGCTTAAGTTCATTGACGCTGCTTCCAATGGGGGACACGGTCGTTTCCAGACTTCTCAAGAGAAGGCCAAGTTCTATGGTAGAACCATCAAAGCTTAG
- a CDS encoding Serine/Threonine kinase; kinase; ATP-binding; sugar-binding; kinase; carbohydrate-binding protein (unknown protein; Has 4 Blast hits to 4 proteins in 1 species: Archae - 0; Bacteria - 0; Metazoa - 0; Fungi - 0; Plants - 4; Viruses - 0; Other Eukaryotes - 0 (source: NCBI BLink).), with amino-acid sequence MKVPESVQRSATDNFGLTTSLVNAEKLEGQEIAVKSLSQASGQGLEELLIHW; translated from the exons ATGAAAGTTCCAGAGTCTGTACAACGGTCAGCAACAGACAATTTTGGTCTCACAACAAGCTTGGTCAATGCG GAAAAATTAGAAGGGCAGGAAATCGCGGTTAAGAGTCTCTCACAAGCTTCTGGTCAAGGACTTGAAGAACTACTGATTCATTGGTAA